The proteins below are encoded in one region of Pseudomonas ekonensis:
- a CDS encoding ABC transporter permease subunit, with translation MPSGRKFVIGIPFIWLFLFFMLPFFLVMKISFSEAALSIPPYSEIYTYAEQKFQLFLNIGNYSMLGEDELYLSAYLGSLKVALLSTLMCLVIGFPMAYAITKASKEAQNVLLLLIMMPTWTAILIRVYAWMGILSNNGLLNAFLMWTGLTDHPIEILNTNTAVYIGVVYAYLPFMVLPLYANLVKHDASLLEAAQDLGSSNFNNFWKITVPLAKNGIIAGCMLVFIPVVGEFVIPELLGGPETLMIGRVLWQEFFNNRDWPVASALAVVMLLILIVPILLFNRSQAKEMEGKE, from the coding sequence GTGCCCAGCGGACGCAAGTTCGTCATCGGGATTCCTTTCATCTGGCTGTTCCTGTTCTTCATGCTGCCGTTCTTCCTGGTGATGAAGATCAGCTTCTCGGAAGCGGCCCTGTCGATTCCGCCCTACTCGGAGATCTACACCTACGCCGAGCAGAAATTCCAGCTGTTCCTCAACATCGGCAACTACAGCATGCTCGGCGAAGACGAGCTGTACCTGTCGGCCTACCTCGGTTCGCTGAAGGTCGCGCTGCTCAGCACGCTGATGTGCCTGGTGATCGGTTTCCCGATGGCCTACGCGATCACCAAGGCCAGCAAGGAAGCGCAGAACGTGCTGCTGCTGTTGATCATGATGCCGACCTGGACCGCGATCCTGATCCGCGTGTATGCGTGGATGGGCATCCTCAGCAACAACGGCCTGCTCAATGCGTTCCTGATGTGGACGGGGCTGACCGATCACCCGATCGAGATCCTCAACACCAACACGGCGGTCTATATCGGTGTCGTGTATGCATACCTGCCGTTCATGGTGCTGCCGCTGTACGCCAACCTGGTCAAGCACGACGCCAGCCTGCTGGAAGCCGCGCAGGACCTGGGCTCGAGCAACTTCAACAACTTCTGGAAGATCACCGTGCCGCTGGCCAAGAACGGCATCATCGCCGGCTGCATGCTGGTGTTCATCCCGGTGGTGGGCGAGTTCGTCATTCCGGAACTGCTGGGCGGCCCGGAAACCCTGATGATCGGCCGCGTGCTGTGGCAAGAGTTCTTCAATAACCGCGACTGGCCGGTGGCGTCCGCCCTGGCGGTGGTGATGCTGCTGATCCTGATTGTGCCGATCCTGCTGTTCAACCGCAGCCAGGCCAAGGAAATGGAGGGTAAAGAATGA
- a CDS encoding ABC transporter permease subunit: MKRFRFSSLMLVLGLLFIYLPMLILVIYSFNASKLVTVWGGWSVKWYVGLLDNTQLMGSVVRSLEIACYTAIAAVALGTLAAFVLTRVTRFKGRTLFGGLVTAPLVMPEVITGLSLLLLFVAMAQLIGWPQERGIVTIWIAHTTFCAAYVAVVVSARLRELDLSIEEAAMDLGAKPFKVFFLITIPMIAPSLAAGGMMSFALSLDDLVLASFVSGPGSTTLPMEVFSAVRLGVKPEINAVASLILLAVSLVTFLVWYFGRKAEANRKRAIQEAMDQTANESWQQPQRAAATA; encoded by the coding sequence ATGAAACGCTTCCGTTTCTCCAGCCTGATGCTGGTGCTGGGCCTGCTGTTCATCTACCTGCCGATGCTGATCCTGGTGATCTACTCGTTCAACGCCTCGAAGCTGGTGACGGTGTGGGGCGGCTGGTCGGTGAAGTGGTACGTCGGCCTGCTCGACAACACCCAACTGATGGGCTCGGTGGTGCGCTCGCTGGAGATCGCCTGCTACACCGCGATCGCCGCCGTGGCGCTGGGTACGCTGGCCGCGTTCGTGCTGACCCGCGTCACCCGCTTCAAGGGCCGCACGCTGTTCGGCGGCCTGGTCACCGCGCCGCTGGTGATGCCCGAGGTGATCACCGGCCTGTCGCTGCTGTTGCTGTTCGTGGCCATGGCGCAACTGATCGGCTGGCCCCAGGAGCGCGGCATCGTCACCATCTGGATCGCCCACACCACGTTCTGCGCGGCCTATGTGGCGGTGGTGGTGTCGGCGCGCCTGCGCGAGCTGGATCTGTCGATCGAAGAGGCTGCGATGGATCTTGGCGCCAAGCCGTTCAAGGTGTTCTTCCTGATCACCATCCCGATGATCGCGCCGTCGCTGGCGGCGGGCGGCATGATGTCGTTCGCCCTGTCGCTGGACGACCTGGTGCTGGCCAGCTTCGTGTCCGGCCCCGGCTCGACCACGTTGCCGATGGAAGTGTTCTCGGCGGTGCGCCTGGGCGTGAAGCCTGAGATCAACGCCGTGGCCAGCCTGATCCTGCTGGCGGTGTCGCTGGTGACCTTCCTGGTCTGGTACTTCGGCCGCAAGGCGGAAGCCAACCGCAAGCGCGCGATCCAGGAAGCCATGGACCAGACGGCCAACGAGTCGTGGCAACAGCCGCAGCGCGCGGCGGCCACGGCCTGA
- a CDS encoding polyamine ABC transporter substrate-binding protein has translation MKMFGRTLLTLSLLGAIATGAQANDKVLRVYNWSDYIAPDTVKKFEDETGIQVTYDVFDSNETLEARLLAGKSGYDIVVPSNSFLAKQVKAGVYQTLDKSRLPNWKNLNPVLLKNAAASDPDNAHAFPYMWGSIGIGFNPDKVREVLGENAPVNSWDLLFKPQNAEKLKACGISFLDSPTEMLPAALHYLGYPVNDKDARHIAEAEALFMKIRPSVAYFHSSKYISDLANGNICVAVGYSGDVLQAKARAEEAGNKVTIDYSIPKEGAGSFYDMVAIPRDAANVENAYLFMNFLMRPDIIAEITNSIGYSNANQAATPLVDEAIRNDPGSYPPQEVMATLYAVPDQPIATQRIMTRGWTRVKLGK, from the coding sequence ATGAAAATGTTTGGCAGGACTCTGCTGACACTGTCCTTATTGGGCGCAATCGCCACGGGCGCCCAGGCCAACGACAAGGTGCTGCGCGTCTACAACTGGTCCGACTACATCGCCCCCGACACCGTCAAGAAGTTCGAGGACGAGACCGGCATCCAGGTGACCTACGACGTGTTCGACAGCAACGAGACCCTGGAGGCGCGTCTGCTGGCGGGCAAGTCCGGCTACGACATCGTCGTGCCGTCCAACAGCTTTCTGGCCAAGCAGGTGAAGGCCGGGGTCTACCAGACCCTGGACAAATCCAGGCTGCCGAACTGGAAGAACCTCAACCCGGTGCTGCTGAAGAACGCCGCCGCCAGCGATCCGGACAACGCCCATGCGTTCCCGTACATGTGGGGCTCGATCGGCATCGGCTTCAACCCGGACAAGGTGCGCGAAGTGCTCGGCGAGAACGCGCCGGTCAATTCCTGGGACCTGCTGTTCAAGCCGCAGAACGCCGAGAAGCTCAAGGCCTGCGGGATCAGCTTCCTCGACTCGCCGACCGAAATGCTCCCGGCCGCCCTGCACTACCTGGGCTATCCGGTGAACGACAAGGACGCCCGGCACATCGCCGAGGCCGAAGCGCTGTTCATGAAGATCCGCCCGTCGGTGGCGTATTTCCATTCGTCCAAGTACATCTCGGACCTGGCCAACGGCAACATCTGCGTGGCCGTCGGCTACTCCGGCGACGTGCTGCAGGCCAAGGCCCGCGCCGAAGAGGCCGGCAACAAGGTGACGATCGACTACAGCATCCCCAAGGAAGGCGCCGGCAGCTTCTACGACATGGTCGCCATCCCCCGCGATGCGGCCAACGTGGAGAACGCCTACCTGTTCATGAACTTCTTGATGCGCCCGGACATCATCGCCGAGATCACCAACAGCATCGGCTACAGCAACGCCAATCAGGCCGCCACGCCCCTGGTGGACGAAGCGATCCGCAACGATCCGGGCTCGTACCCGCCGCAGGAAGTGATGGCCACGCTGTATGCGGTGCCGGACCAGCCGATCGCCACGCAGCGGATCATGACCCGGGGCTGGACGCGGGTGAAGCTCGGCAAGTGA
- the thpR gene encoding RNA 2',3'-cyclic phosphodiesterase, with product MKDDVPGDQPFKRLFFALDCPPAQRKAIAQWRSALSLRAGKPVPADNFHLTLLFLGAVPLAQIAPVCEAAAKVGTPGAALRISLDRLQVWRKAGVLSLAPEQAPPPLLRLVYALEQAMLPFGFEAPPREFQPHLTLMRDFREPVPESATAPEFFLRAERFALFESHKGRYRVLAEWPLA from the coding sequence ATGAAGGACGACGTACCCGGTGACCAACCGTTCAAGCGGCTGTTCTTTGCCCTGGACTGCCCGCCGGCACAGCGCAAGGCCATTGCCCAATGGCGCAGCGCCTTGAGCCTGCGGGCCGGCAAACCGGTGCCGGCGGACAACTTTCACCTGACGCTGCTGTTTCTCGGCGCGGTGCCGTTGGCGCAGATCGCGCCGGTGTGCGAAGCGGCCGCCAAGGTGGGCACGCCGGGGGCGGCGCTGAGGATTTCGCTGGATCGCTTGCAGGTGTGGCGCAAGGCCGGCGTGCTGTCGCTGGCACCGGAACAGGCACCGCCGCCGCTGCTGCGGCTGGTGTACGCACTGGAACAGGCGATGCTGCCGTTCGGTTTCGAAGCGCCGCCGAGGGAGTTCCAGCCGCACCTGACGCTGATGCGCGACTTTCGCGAACCCGTTCCCGAGTCCGCCACCGCGCCGGAATTCTTCCTGCGCGCCGAGCGCTTTGCCCTGTTCGAATCCCACAAGGGCCGCTATCGCGTTTTGGCCGAATGGCCGCTGGCTTGA
- a CDS encoding DUF1428 domain-containing protein, which yields MAYIDIFVAPVPNANRGQYEKHCAVAAKLFKEYGARDVVQCWGDDVPDGKVTSFPMAVKLKEGETVSAGWLVWPDKATRDAGMAKMMDDPRMQPDANPMGFDGQRMIFGGFRHLVES from the coding sequence ATGGCTTACATCGATATCTTTGTGGCGCCCGTGCCGAACGCCAACCGCGGGCAATATGAAAAGCACTGCGCGGTCGCCGCGAAGCTGTTCAAGGAATACGGTGCCCGGGACGTTGTGCAGTGCTGGGGCGATGACGTGCCGGACGGCAAGGTCACCTCTTTCCCGATGGCGGTGAAACTCAAGGAAGGCGAAACCGTATCCGCAGGCTGGCTGGTCTGGCCGGACAAGGCCACCCGCGACGCCGGCATGGCCAAAATGATGGACGACCCGCGCATGCAGCCGGACGCCAACCCGATGGGGTTCGACGGCCAGCGCATGATCTTCGGCGGCTTCAGGCACCTCGTCGAATCCTGA
- a CDS encoding aldo/keto reductase, whose amino-acid sequence MAKATSDIRVRDIRLTLTGRAGGLSQCSPADPCPSASPSAAGGQTMQTRAIPSTCEALPTVGLGTYRAFDAAPGDPLHRPLPAVLGELFNKGGTVIDSSPMYGRAEETVGGLLSIHEPRSPAFLATKVWTRGREEGIAQMERSLHLLRTDCIDLMQIHNLLDWQTHLPTLRDWKARGRIRYIGITHYAPSAHDEVEAVLKAEQVDFLQINYALDDRAVEKRILPLCRERGVAVICNRPFGGGALLERLRGRPLPGWASQVQVTSWPQLLLKFLLAHPAVTCVIPGTGNPRSMADNAGAGFGLTLTDAQRQQLIALVG is encoded by the coding sequence ATGGCCAAGGCGACGAGTGACATCAGGGTTCGTGACATTCGGCTAACTTTAACGGGGCGCGCAGGCGGGTTGTCGCAGTGTAGCCCAGCGGATCCTTGCCCCAGCGCCTCGCCCAGTGCCGCAGGAGGCCAGACCATGCAGACCCGCGCCATCCCCTCGACCTGCGAAGCGCTGCCGACGGTAGGGCTGGGCACCTACCGGGCCTTTGACGCCGCGCCGGGCGATCCGCTGCACCGGCCTTTGCCGGCGGTGCTCGGCGAGCTGTTCAACAAGGGCGGCACGGTCATCGACAGCTCGCCCATGTACGGCCGCGCCGAAGAGACCGTCGGCGGGCTGCTGTCGATCCACGAACCGCGCTCGCCGGCCTTTCTGGCCACCAAGGTGTGGACACGCGGCCGCGAAGAGGGCATCGCGCAGATGGAGCGCTCCCTGCATTTGCTGCGCACCGACTGCATCGACCTGATGCAGATCCACAACCTGCTGGACTGGCAGACCCACCTGCCGACGTTGCGCGACTGGAAGGCCCGGGGGCGCATCCGCTACATCGGCATCACCCATTACGCGCCGTCGGCCCATGACGAGGTCGAAGCGGTGCTGAAGGCCGAACAGGTGGACTTCCTGCAAATCAACTACGCCCTCGACGACCGCGCCGTGGAGAAACGCATCCTGCCGTTGTGCCGCGAGCGCGGGGTGGCGGTGATCTGCAACCGGCCGTTCGGCGGCGGGGCACTGCTGGAGCGGCTGCGGGGCCGGCCGCTGCCGGGGTGGGCGTCGCAGGTGCAGGTCACGAGCTGGCCGCAGCTGCTGCTCAAGTTTCTGCTGGCCCACCCGGCGGTCACCTGCGTGATCCCCGGCACCGGCAACCCGCGCAGCATGGCCGACAACGCCGGCGCCGGGTTCGGGCTGACGCTGACCGACGCGCAGCGCCAGCAATTGATCGCGCTGGTGGGCTGA
- a CDS encoding alpha/beta hydrolase — MSRTLMSLVALAIAAYLILCAALFVFQRALIYFPQPAAVDSPDTRLTLATPDADIRVSVREHPGPKALIYFGGNAEDVSLSLATLARAFPGHAVYLLHYRGFGGSGGSPSEEAIARDALALFDRVYASHPQIALIGRSLGSGVAVRLASQRPVQRLVLVTPYNNLEELAARQYPWAPVKWLLKDRFESGRYAAHIQVPTLLLAASDDEVIPRASTERLLRSFPEGVASLRVIAPAGHNSIAERPEYLEWIGEALNR, encoded by the coding sequence ATGTCACGAACCCTGATGTCACTCGTCGCCTTGGCCATCGCCGCGTACCTGATCCTGTGCGCGGCGCTGTTCGTGTTCCAGCGTGCGCTGATCTATTTCCCCCAGCCTGCGGCGGTGGATTCGCCGGATACGCGACTCACGCTGGCGACGCCGGACGCCGACATCCGCGTGAGCGTCCGGGAACACCCCGGCCCCAAGGCGCTGATCTACTTCGGCGGCAATGCCGAAGACGTCTCGCTCAGCCTGGCGACGCTTGCCCGGGCCTTTCCCGGCCATGCCGTGTACCTGCTGCATTACCGGGGGTTTGGCGGCAGCGGCGGTTCCCCGTCCGAAGAAGCCATTGCCCGGGATGCCCTGGCGCTATTCGACCGGGTGTACGCCAGCCATCCCCAGATCGCGCTGATCGGGCGCAGCCTCGGTTCCGGCGTCGCCGTGCGGCTGGCCAGTCAGCGGCCCGTGCAGCGCTTGGTCCTGGTCACGCCTTACAACAACCTCGAGGAACTTGCCGCGCGCCAGTATCCGTGGGCGCCGGTCAAGTGGCTGCTCAAGGACCGTTTCGAGTCCGGTCGCTACGCGGCGCACATCCAGGTGCCGACGCTGCTGCTGGCGGCGAGCGACGACGAGGTGATCCCCCGCGCCAGCACCGAGCGGCTGTTGCGCAGCTTTCCCGAAGGCGTGGCGTCGCTCCGGGTGATCGCACCTGCGGGGCACAACTCGATTGCCGAGCGGCCGGAGTATCTGGAGTGGATCGGCGAGGCGCTGAACCGGTGA
- a CDS encoding CAP domain-containing protein, translating to MRHAVRSSRFVPLCLLFLSPLLAVPAHAGAERQLATAINDLRAHPQRCDRRPAQRLAPLSLKQNLALPIGYGYGGGLRERLKDKGYAAVSVRSIRIVGAEDAEEAFDQLQDDYCGALLDAQYADIGISRARNEWQVVLARPVLDSRVGDNRSVGKALLAEVNAARARPRMCGRQRFAAARPLSWNPALGAAAQGHSKAMAYGNYFAHRDPDGDMPSDRARAAGYRGRQIGENIAAGQGSPGKAMAGWLASPGHCANLMNPMFTQVGAGFASDVRSDQGVYWTMLFGAP from the coding sequence ATGCGCCACGCCGTTCGTTCGTCCCGCTTCGTTCCGCTGTGCCTGCTGTTCCTCTCGCCGCTGCTCGCCGTCCCCGCCCATGCCGGTGCGGAACGGCAATTGGCAACCGCCATCAACGACTTGCGCGCCCACCCCCAGCGATGCGACCGACGTCCGGCACAACGCCTGGCGCCGTTGTCGCTCAAGCAGAACCTGGCGCTGCCCATCGGCTACGGCTACGGCGGCGGGCTGCGGGAACGCCTGAAGGATAAGGGGTACGCGGCGGTGTCCGTGCGCAGCATCCGGATCGTCGGGGCCGAAGACGCCGAAGAGGCGTTCGACCAGTTGCAGGACGACTACTGCGGCGCCCTGCTGGACGCCCAATACGCCGACATCGGCATCAGCCGCGCCCGCAACGAATGGCAAGTGGTGCTGGCGCGGCCGGTGCTCGACAGCCGGGTGGGCGACAACCGCAGCGTCGGCAAGGCCCTGCTGGCCGAGGTCAACGCGGCCCGCGCCCGCCCGCGGATGTGCGGGCGCCAACGGTTCGCCGCCGCCCGCCCCTTGAGCTGGAACCCGGCCCTCGGCGCCGCCGCCCAAGGGCACAGCAAAGCCATGGCCTATGGCAACTACTTCGCCCACCGCGACCCCGATGGCGACATGCCCTCCGACCGCGCCCGCGCCGCCGGCTACCGCGGACGGCAGATCGGCGAAAACATCGCCGCCGGCCAAGGCTCGCCGGGCAAGGCCATGGCCGGCTGGCTCGCCAGCCCCGGCCACTGCGCCAACCTGATGAACCCGATGTTCACCCAGGTCGGCGCCGGCTTCGCCAGCGATGTACGCAGCGATCAAGGGGTGTACTGGACGATGCTGTTCGGCGCGCCTTGA
- a CDS encoding T6SS phospholipase effector Tle1-like catalytic domain-containing protein: MNLQEMAEEIRKYCASYGYDGKGSSPDNSYGNDVSNVARLYDLYINQSDEEIPADAEMASVSIYVDGIGTSSTGEDSIYSQGTGLGAQGVRTRVEESPALLIKALRSFGTNNPEKRIKRIEFDIFGFSRGAAAARDFANEVLKGEKSILAKALPTGTPGLSDSFSWASKSGTSINFIGIFDTVAAIANPLLGDFTGHNARNPGINIFLPPDAAKKVVHLVARDERRYNFSLNSAGASDIVLPGVHSDLGGGYLPKAIERVLVSKPRKSDVDLTTPTSAANSYKLAQQDLRRLQDQMAHYNLPLELRTWEVPFTSRDRDDRTPKKHVYAAVSSQREVRSDLSLVYLRIMRELATENDVPFRQIPDAEPRLKLPAELIPISEKLTAYALGKSKMIGLTPQEEQLLFQRYVHLSDNWNAAKGMNNSDLEVVFINRPTDNNLRTVHPNE; encoded by the coding sequence GTGAACCTGCAAGAGATGGCGGAAGAAATCCGCAAGTACTGCGCCTCTTACGGCTACGACGGTAAGGGCAGTTCGCCGGACAACAGTTATGGCAACGACGTCAGTAACGTGGCCCGATTGTACGACCTCTACATCAACCAATCCGACGAAGAGATTCCGGCGGATGCGGAAATGGCGAGCGTGTCGATCTACGTAGACGGGATCGGTACGAGCAGTACGGGTGAAGATTCTATCTACTCACAGGGGACGGGGCTTGGGGCGCAAGGGGTCAGGACGCGGGTTGAGGAAAGCCCTGCGCTCCTCATTAAAGCTCTACGTTCTTTCGGAACAAACAATCCGGAAAAAAGAATCAAACGGATCGAGTTTGACATCTTTGGCTTCAGCCGCGGGGCGGCAGCTGCACGCGACTTTGCAAATGAGGTTCTCAAAGGTGAAAAAAGCATTCTAGCCAAGGCCTTGCCAACTGGTACTCCCGGCTTATCGGACTCCTTTTCTTGGGCATCTAAGTCTGGGACTTCAATCAATTTCATTGGGATTTTCGATACCGTAGCAGCAATTGCAAACCCACTACTCGGAGACTTCACCGGGCACAACGCCAGAAACCCAGGAATCAACATATTCCTGCCCCCTGATGCTGCAAAAAAAGTTGTACATCTTGTAGCAAGAGATGAGCGTCGCTACAACTTCTCCCTCAACAGCGCAGGGGCATCTGACATCGTTCTCCCTGGTGTTCACTCTGACCTGGGTGGTGGGTATCTACCTAAAGCCATAGAACGTGTACTTGTCAGCAAACCACGCAAAAGTGATGTGGATTTGACAACACCTACATCCGCAGCTAACAGCTACAAGCTAGCGCAACAAGATTTACGACGGCTTCAAGATCAAATGGCTCATTACAATCTGCCACTTGAATTGAGAACATGGGAGGTGCCTTTCACCAGCCGTGATCGAGACGATCGCACTCCTAAGAAACATGTCTATGCTGCTGTAAGCAGTCAGCGTGAGGTGCGAAGCGACCTTTCCTTGGTTTACTTAAGAATCATGCGAGAGCTTGCGACAGAAAACGACGTTCCTTTCCGTCAGATCCCTGATGCAGAGCCACGCCTCAAGCTCCCAGCAGAGCTGATTCCTATTTCTGAAAAACTGACAGCTTATGCCCTTGGCAAAAGTAAAATGATTGGCCTCACCCCACAGGAAGAACAACTGCTTTTTCAACGGTATGTTCACCTCTCTGACAATTGGAACGCGGCAAAAGGCATGAACAACAGCGACTTGGAAGTTGTTTTCATTAACCGACCAACCGACAACAACCTACGAACGGTGCATCCAAATGAATAA
- a CDS encoding DUF2931 family protein: MNKIFHFIVAVLLSSSALANDSSLPYDAWRLGFSAPNYMEVWIETADVVDIQGQVYRRAMSGTSAIQTPPNNSGNPKGWPKRPGWGKGKYVTGADLPKRIYVRWQSLVEPQTYQVAIDIPESTREIMRRKEKVFCAFDGKLITDYREALVVGLAPGGIAKVWVLGPCLPPIEVTRVKAEIDPRGPYEGKSGGEYDSLSDASKAYIDKFGVPYGSW, encoded by the coding sequence ATGAATAAAATTTTTCATTTCATTGTCGCTGTTCTGCTTAGCAGTTCTGCGCTGGCAAACGATAGTTCGTTACCTTACGACGCTTGGCGATTGGGTTTCTCAGCGCCTAACTACATGGAAGTCTGGATCGAAACGGCAGATGTCGTAGATATCCAAGGGCAGGTCTATCGCAGAGCCATGAGCGGAACCTCTGCGATACAAACTCCGCCAAACAACTCTGGGAATCCGAAAGGCTGGCCAAAGAGGCCAGGATGGGGGAAAGGAAAATACGTGACAGGGGCTGACCTACCGAAAAGAATCTATGTCCGTTGGCAATCATTAGTGGAGCCACAAACGTACCAGGTGGCTATCGATATCCCGGAGTCCACCAGGGAAATCATGCGCCGCAAAGAAAAGGTTTTCTGCGCCTTTGACGGAAAATTGATAACAGACTATCGAGAAGCGTTGGTTGTAGGGTTGGCACCTGGTGGCATTGCTAAGGTATGGGTGCTCGGCCCCTGCTTGCCACCTATCGAAGTAACACGAGTGAAGGCCGAAATTGATCCTAGAGGCCCTTATGAAGGAAAATCCGGCGGTGAATATGACTCGCTCTCTGACGCTTCAAAGGCCTACATCGATAAGTTCGGCGTTCCTTACGGGTCTTGGTAA
- a CDS encoding DUF2931 family protein — MNKTLAAIAIALTLSNINSANATPPFEAWRLGFLAPNYMEVWIETADVVDIQGQVYRRAMSGNAAIQRPPNNSGNPKGWPESPGWGKGKYVTRADLPKKIYVRWQSLVEPQTYQMAIDIPESTREIMRKGEKTFCAADGKWITGYREALVVGLAPGGIAKVWVLGPCLSPIEVTRVKAEVDPRGPYEGQSGGKYDSLSDVSKAYVEKKGVPYGSW, encoded by the coding sequence ATGAATAAAACTCTTGCAGCCATCGCAATTGCGCTCACCCTCAGCAATATAAATTCAGCAAATGCCACTCCTCCATTTGAAGCTTGGCGCTTGGGCTTTTTAGCTCCAAATTACATGGAGGTATGGATTGAGACCGCTGATGTTGTAGACATTCAGGGGCAGGTTTATCGACGAGCGATGAGTGGTAATGCAGCCATACAAAGACCCCCTAATAATTCTGGAAATCCAAAGGGATGGCCTGAGTCGCCTGGTTGGGGGAAGGGGAAGTATGTGACGAGAGCAGATCTTCCCAAAAAAATCTATGTTCGCTGGCAGTCCTTGGTCGAGCCGCAAACCTATCAAATGGCAATTGACATACCTGAGTCGACAAGGGAAATCATGCGCAAAGGCGAAAAGACCTTCTGCGCTGCCGACGGAAAATGGATTACAGGTTATCGAGAAGCATTGGTCGTTGGCCTTGCGCCTGGCGGCATAGCAAAGGTTTGGGTGCTAGGCCCTTGTCTGTCGCCCATTGAGGTCACGAGAGTAAAGGCCGAAGTTGACCCACGAGGCCCATATGAAGGGCAATCCGGCGGCAAATATGACTCACTCTCCGATGTGTCCAAAGCCTACGTCGAAAAAAAGGGTGTCCCGTACGGCTCCTGGTGA
- a CDS encoding nuclear transport factor 2 family protein, which translates to MADLNLHPNAARSLDRWHTMIRTGDLSALPELLDPKAVFRSPMAHTPYPGGPVVAMILNTVSTVFEDFAYHRELATPDGLNVVLEFSAKVGNKELKGIDMIRFDEQGKIIEFEVMVRPMSALQALGEEMGRRLGAYLAAARA; encoded by the coding sequence ATGGCCGACCTCAACCTGCACCCCAACGCCGCCCGATCCCTGGACCGCTGGCACACGATGATCCGCACCGGCGACCTCTCCGCACTGCCCGAGCTGCTCGACCCCAAGGCGGTGTTCCGCTCGCCGATGGCCCACACGCCCTACCCGGGCGGCCCCGTGGTCGCCATGATCCTCAACACCGTGAGCACGGTGTTCGAGGACTTCGCCTACCACCGGGAACTGGCCACGCCGGACGGTCTGAACGTGGTGCTGGAGTTCAGCGCCAAAGTGGGGAACAAGGAGCTCAAGGGCATCGACATGATCCGTTTCGATGAACAGGGGAAGATCATCGAGTTCGAGGTGATGGTGCGGCCCATGAGCGCGCTGCAGGCGCTGGGAGAGGAAATGGGGCGCCGGCTCGGGGCTTACCTGGCGGCGGCCAGGGCCTGA